From one Rattus rattus isolate New Zealand chromosome 15, Rrattus_CSIRO_v1, whole genome shotgun sequence genomic stretch:
- the Mc2r gene encoding adrenocorticotropic hormone receptor, protein MKHIINSYEHTNDTARNNSDCPDVVLPEEIFFTISIIGVLENLIVLLAVIKNKNLQSPMYFFICSLAISDMLGSLYKILENILIMFRNMGYLKPRGSFESTADDIIDCMFVLSLLGSIFSLSVIAADRYITIFHALQYHSIVTMRRTVITLTVIWMFCTGSGITMVIFSHHIPTVLTFTSLFPLMLVFILCLYIHMFLLARSHARKISTLPRANMKGAMTLTILLGVFIFCWAPFVLHVLLMTFCPNNPYCVCYMSLFQVNGMLIMCNAVIDPFIYAFRSPELREAFKKMLFCNRY, encoded by the coding sequence ATGAAGCACATTATCAATTCGTATGAACACACCAACGACACAGCAAGAAATAACTCTGATTGTCCTGATGTAGTTCTGCCAGAAGAGATATTTTTCACAATCTCCATCATTGGAGTTTTGGAGAACCTGATCGTCCTCCTGGCCgtgatcaaaaataaaaatctccagTCCCCCATGTACTTTTTCATCTGTAGTTTGGCCATTTCCGACATGTTGGGCAGTCTGTATAAGATCTTGGAAAATATCCTGATCATGTTCAGAAACATGGGCTATCTCAAGCCTCGTGGCAGTTTTGAAAGTACAGCAGATGACATCATTGACTGCATGTTCGTCCTCTCTTTGCTGGGCTCGATCTTCAGCCTGTCTGTGATTGCAGCTGACCGCTACATCACCATCTTCCATGCCCTGCAATACCACAGCATTGTGACCATGCGACGCACCGTCATCACCCTAACGGTTATCTGGATGTTCTGTACGGGGAGCGGCATCACCATGGTGATCTTCTCCCACCATATCCCCACAGTGCTCACCTTCACCTCGCTGTTCCCTTTGATGCTGGTTTTTATCCTGTGTCTCTACATCCACATGTTCTTACTTGCCCGTTCCCATGCTAGGAAGATCTCTACCCTTCCTAGAGCCAACATGAAGGGTGCCATGACCCTGACCATCCTTCTTGGAGTCTTCATCTTCTGTTGGGCTCCCTTTGTGCTCCATGTTCTCTTAATGACCTTCTGCCCAAATAACCCTTACTGTGTTTGCTACATGTCTCTTTTCCAGGTCAATGGCATGTTGATTATGTGCAATGCAGTTATTGACCCCTTTATATATGCCTTTCGGAGCCCAGAGCTCAGAGAGGCATTCAAAAAGATGCTCTTCTGCAACAGATATTAG